A genomic region of uncultured Paludibaculum sp. contains the following coding sequences:
- the tpx gene encoding thiol peroxidase yields the protein MSRTTSFKGMPLELAGPELKVGDPAPDFDAVDKTLQPLSLESTSGVRVFSVVPSLDTPVCDMQTKKFNDEAGKLPSIGFYTISVDLPFAQNRWCNSFGVDNVKMISDHKFASFGEKYGTLIKDWRVESRAIFVIDKDNTIQYVEYVPEVADHPNYDAALAKAKELAG from the coding sequence ATGTCCCGTACAACTAGTTTTAAGGGAATGCCGCTGGAACTCGCCGGGCCGGAGCTGAAGGTGGGCGATCCAGCGCCAGATTTTGATGCGGTGGACAAGACGCTGCAGCCGCTTTCGCTTGAATCTACCTCTGGTGTGCGCGTATTCAGCGTCGTTCCTTCCCTGGATACGCCGGTGTGCGATATGCAGACCAAGAAGTTCAATGATGAGGCCGGCAAGTTGCCGAGCATCGGCTTCTACACGATCAGCGTCGACCTGCCGTTTGCCCAGAACCGGTGGTGCAACAGTTTCGGCGTGGACAACGTGAAGATGATCAGCGATCACAAGTTCGCCAGCTTTGGCGAGAAGTACGGAACGCTGATCAAGGACTGGCGCGTGGAGTCGCGCGCGATCTTCGTGATCGACAAGGACAACACGATCCAGTATGTCGAGTATGTGCCGGAAGTAGCCGACCACCCCAACTACGACGCCGCGCTAGCCAAGGCGAAGGAACTGGCTGGCTAG
- a CDS encoding glycosyltransferase family 2 protein, protein MKISATIITYNEERNLPRAIESLRCCDEILIVDSGSTDRTVEIAEKFGARVIEANWRGYAGQKNYASEQATYDWVLSIDADEALSEDLEGEIWQLKKNGSEFDAYTFPRLAQYLGKWILYSGWYPDRKIRLFDRRKSEWVGDYVHESVVSTGRVGALQGNLLHYTCGSLSEHLKTMDRYTTLAAEELVFRKKAVRYHHLLVDPVWTFFKTYVLQRGFMDGVEGLAIAYMASLYTFLKYAKARFMGWGR, encoded by the coding sequence ATGAAGATATCGGCGACCATCATCACGTACAACGAGGAGCGAAACCTGCCTCGGGCTATCGAGAGCCTGCGGTGTTGTGACGAGATCCTGATCGTCGATTCAGGCTCGACGGACCGCACGGTGGAGATCGCTGAGAAGTTTGGCGCGCGCGTCATCGAAGCCAACTGGCGGGGCTATGCCGGGCAAAAGAACTACGCCTCTGAGCAGGCAACGTACGACTGGGTGCTCTCCATTGACGCGGACGAGGCACTGAGTGAGGACCTGGAAGGCGAGATCTGGCAACTGAAGAAGAACGGATCGGAGTTCGACGCCTACACGTTCCCGCGGTTGGCGCAGTATCTCGGCAAGTGGATCCTGTACTCGGGCTGGTACCCTGACCGCAAGATCCGGCTGTTTGATCGCCGCAAGTCGGAGTGGGTGGGCGACTACGTCCACGAGTCGGTGGTGAGCACTGGACGGGTGGGCGCTTTGCAGGGCAATCTGCTGCATTACACCTGCGGCTCATTAAGTGAACACCTGAAGACGATGGACCGCTACACGACTCTGGCGGCCGAGGAACTGGTGTTCCGGAAGAAGGCCGTGCGGTACCACCATCTACTCGTCGATCCAGTTTGGACCTTCTTCAAGACCTACGTGTTGCAGCGCGGATTCATGGACGGCGTCGAGGGGCTGGCGATCGCCTACATGGCTTCGTTGTACACGTTCCTGAAGTACGCCAAGGCCCGCTTCATGGGTTGGGGCCGCTGA
- a CDS encoding HU family DNA-binding protein has product MIKLDIVNEVVNRTGITKTKAEMAVETVFESMKRALAQGERIELRGFGIFNVRPRKTGIGRNPRTGAEVAIPPGKAVRFKPGKELQSLE; this is encoded by the coding sequence TTGATCAAGCTGGACATCGTCAATGAAGTAGTCAACCGGACCGGCATCACCAAGACGAAAGCCGAGATGGCTGTCGAAACCGTGTTTGAGTCCATGAAGCGAGCCCTGGCGCAGGGAGAGCGCATCGAACTCCGCGGCTTTGGGATCTTCAATGTCCGGCCGCGCAAGACCGGCATCGGTCGCAATCCGCGCACGGGCGCCGAGGTGGCCATTCCGCCCGGCAAGGCCGTTCGTTTCAAGCCTGGCAAGGAGTTGCAGTCGCTGGAATAG
- a CDS encoding glycosyltransferase family 4 protein: MTAPRVLHLDTGRSMRGGQFQALLLLRSLAEGARLLAPAGSPLLEAAAREGIRAEPIGWSAVRRVSTECDLIHCHDARSHTLAALHARCPFVVSRRVAFPVKTGWLSRWKYRRAAHYLAISETVRCTLLEAGVAPERVSVVYDCTQVPERVSDQTGGVVAIESDDPGKGGALLRQTGLDIRFSTNLAVDFETARVFLYVTEMEGLGSAALLAMAYGIPVVASRVGGLPEIVRHEETGLLVENTVESVRTAVARLLDDAAWASRLGAAGRSLVEQRFTIDRMTVDTLAVYRKVLQ, from the coding sequence ATGACGGCGCCGCGCGTTTTGCACCTGGACACCGGGCGGTCGATGCGTGGAGGGCAGTTTCAGGCGCTGCTGTTGCTGCGGAGCCTGGCAGAGGGTGCGCGGTTGCTGGCTCCGGCCGGGTCTCCGCTGCTGGAAGCCGCTGCCCGGGAGGGGATCCGGGCGGAGCCTATCGGTTGGTCCGCAGTGCGGCGTGTCTCGACGGAGTGCGACCTGATCCACTGTCATGACGCGCGATCGCACACGCTGGCCGCATTGCACGCGCGATGCCCCTTCGTGGTCAGCCGGCGCGTGGCGTTTCCGGTGAAGACGGGTTGGTTGTCGCGATGGAAGTACCGGCGGGCGGCGCACTATCTGGCCATCAGCGAGACGGTACGCTGCACGCTGCTGGAGGCCGGCGTCGCGCCCGAGCGGGTCAGCGTAGTGTACGACTGCACGCAGGTGCCCGAGCGGGTGAGCGACCAGACCGGCGGCGTGGTCGCCATTGAGTCGGACGATCCGGGCAAGGGCGGGGCACTTCTGCGGCAGACGGGGCTCGACATCCGATTCAGTACGAATCTGGCCGTCGATTTCGAGACAGCCCGCGTCTTTCTTTATGTGACTGAGATGGAAGGGTTGGGCTCGGCTGCCCTGCTCGCGATGGCCTATGGCATCCCGGTGGTGGCGAGCCGCGTGGGTGGCCTGCCCGAGATCGTGCGGCACGAGGAGACGGGGCTGCTGGTGGAGAACACGGTGGAATCGGTGCGGACGGCGGTAGCGAGGCTGCTGGACGATGCCGCTTGGGCGAGCCGTTTGGGCGCGGCCGGGCGCTCCTTAGTGGAGCAGCGGTTTACGATAGATCGAATGACGGTCGACACGCTCGCGGTTTACCGGAAGGTCCTCCAATGA
- a CDS encoding site-2 protease family protein: MWLHILLFLLTALTTTTLGARLAFNFQRNLPPFDLEHDLIVFLQVFRSPSILADGLPYSVTLLLILTAHEFGHWFACVYHGIEASLPFFLPAPTFIGTFGAFIRFRSAVKSRRELFDVGVAGPLAGFAFAIPALGIGMALSKVVPGIGTQGEMQLGTPLLMRMIELWLFPGAAAHDVYLHPVARAAWVGLLATALNLLPVGQLDGGHIVYACFGEKHSKVSLGVICLLLPLGFIYWPWWFWAVILFFWGRRHFAVFDLGPLGRGRWQLLALTIVIFVLSFIPAPVLYNSDQTFLP, from the coding sequence TTGTGGCTCCACATCCTGTTGTTCCTGCTCACGGCTCTGACCACCACCACGCTGGGTGCCCGTCTGGCGTTCAATTTCCAACGAAATCTCCCGCCGTTTGATCTCGAACATGACCTGATCGTATTCCTGCAGGTCTTCCGATCGCCGTCTATTCTCGCCGACGGGCTGCCGTACTCGGTCACGCTGCTGCTGATTCTCACAGCGCACGAGTTTGGCCATTGGTTCGCCTGCGTGTATCACGGCATTGAGGCCAGCCTGCCATTCTTCCTGCCGGCGCCGACCTTCATTGGAACATTCGGGGCATTTATCCGCTTCCGCTCGGCTGTGAAGAGCCGGCGGGAACTGTTCGATGTCGGCGTGGCGGGGCCGCTGGCGGGCTTTGCGTTCGCAATTCCGGCCCTCGGCATTGGCATGGCGTTGTCCAAGGTCGTACCCGGGATCGGGACGCAAGGAGAAATGCAGTTGGGCACGCCGCTGCTGATGCGGATGATCGAGCTGTGGTTGTTCCCGGGCGCGGCGGCACACGATGTCTACCTGCATCCGGTGGCCCGGGCGGCCTGGGTGGGCCTGCTGGCCACGGCGCTCAACCTGCTGCCGGTGGGGCAGTTGGATGGCGGCCACATCGTGTACGCGTGCTTTGGCGAAAAGCACTCGAAGGTCTCACTGGGCGTCATCTGCCTGCTGCTGCCGCTGGGGTTTATCTATTGGCCCTGGTGGTTCTGGGCCGTGATCCTTTTCTTCTGGGGGCGCCGTCACTTTGCCGTCTTCGACCTGGGCCCGCTGGGGCGCGGCCGCTGGCAGTTGCTGGCCCTTACCATCGTGATCTTCGTACTGTCTTTTATCCCAGCGCCCGTTCTGTACAATAGCGATCAGACATTCTTGCCCTAA
- a CDS encoding flavin reductase family protein: MSSQRHHTSSPEIDKLDQNLFRRACGAFATGITVATVLGRDGKPHGLTANSFSSVSLDPPLVLVCVAHKAATHGPFSSASSFAINILDINQKDLSVRFASSHPNRFEGLDWTVGELGSPILTNSLAVIQCQTKRKIAAGDHTIFLGEVRKVDVREGKPLLYHAGGYLEFG; this comes from the coding sequence TTGTCAAGCCAACGTCATCACACTTCTTCACCGGAAATCGACAAACTGGACCAGAACCTGTTCCGGCGCGCGTGTGGTGCATTTGCCACAGGGATCACGGTCGCCACCGTGCTCGGCCGCGACGGTAAGCCACACGGGCTCACGGCCAATTCGTTCTCCTCGGTTTCGCTCGATCCTCCCTTGGTGCTGGTTTGCGTCGCTCACAAAGCCGCCACCCATGGCCCTTTTTCCAGCGCATCATCCTTTGCAATCAATATTTTAGATATTAATCAAAAGGACCTCTCTGTCCGCTTTGCGTCGTCCCATCCAAACCGCTTTGAAGGCTTGGACTGGACGGTGGGCGAACTGGGATCACCCATTTTGACGAACAGTCTGGCGGTGATCCAGTGCCAGACAAAGCGCAAAATAGCGGCGGGAGACCATACCATCTTCCTGGGTGAGGTGCGGAAAGTGGACGTTCGGGAGGGGAAACCGTTGCTTTACCACGCCGGCGGGTACCTGGAATTCGGCTAG
- a CDS encoding GNAT family N-acetyltransferase, with protein MGDDHHIAAIEIRPAVPDDADGIARTFLESAEYHAALDPERYAIPSVETILARYREDRQHTSRTGSDGITLVAELNGEIVGFLDACLYRSPDLMHREMTYCHIAEIAVRRDHWDQGIGGRLLRAAEDWGRRLGAEFALLEYLSSNTRAGFFYQERMGYRPASTAAMKRL; from the coding sequence ATGGGTGACGACCATCACATAGCGGCCATCGAGATCCGTCCCGCTGTTCCAGACGACGCTGACGGAATTGCTCGCACGTTCCTCGAAAGTGCCGAGTATCACGCCGCGCTTGATCCGGAGCGCTATGCGATCCCTTCCGTAGAGACGATATTGGCGCGCTATCGGGAGGATCGGCAGCACACATCGCGCACGGGCAGCGACGGGATCACTCTCGTCGCCGAGCTCAACGGAGAGATCGTTGGCTTCCTGGATGCCTGTTTGTACCGGTCGCCGGACCTTATGCACCGCGAGATGACCTATTGCCATATTGCCGAGATCGCAGTGCGTCGCGACCACTGGGATCAAGGGATCGGGGGACGCCTGCTTCGAGCGGCGGAAGATTGGGGGCGCCGGCTGGGTGCGGAGTTCGCCCTATTGGAGTATCTCTCCTCCAACACGCGCGCCGGCTTCTTCTACCAGGAGCGTATGGGCTATCGTCCGGCATCCACCGCGGCTATGAAGCGACTCTAG
- a CDS encoding carboxylesterase family protein has product MKLSSSIGFCLIAGLLGLATTQGASPAPRVKTVNGVVEGTTASSGIRIFRGIPFAAPPVGELRWKAPQPAKNWEGVRPAVEFGASCMQRPVFGDMEFRSKGISEDCLYLNVWTPAKSEAEKLPVLVYFFGGGLMAGDGSEYRYDGESMATKGIVSVTINYRLTVLGFLAHPELSAEAPYHSSGNYGFLDQNAALKWVQANIAAFGGDPKRVTIAGQSAGSRSVTVQLLSPLSKGLFAGAIMESGSMVGATKPPSLAEAEKRGLEFMAAAGAHSLKDLRALPAAQVLALTAQPAWTRFDAIADNYQVPAKDLIDCADGGELARVALLQGWVTEDRNAQSLLGENPPTPEGYAAALRKEFGADADRVLALYPAGRTKDEVLDAAQTLATDRGMGYNMWRLAEGHRQSSGKPVYRYLYGRPRPKFLGRADQTPGTAGGIITNAAAASAPPKWRGAVHSAEIEYALGNLATNKHYAWEPADYKLSELMESYFANFVKTGDPNGPGLPKWPAYAPDAGFQIMNLKSESRAVPEVRPRYQLLDTLLHRK; this is encoded by the coding sequence ATGAAGTTGTCGAGCAGTATCGGTTTCTGCCTGATTGCCGGCCTGCTGGGCCTGGCAACCACCCAGGGCGCTTCGCCCGCCCCACGAGTCAAGACTGTGAACGGCGTCGTGGAAGGGACCACGGCCAGTTCAGGAATCCGGATCTTCCGCGGGATTCCATTCGCCGCCCCGCCCGTAGGTGAACTGCGCTGGAAGGCGCCGCAACCGGCGAAGAACTGGGAGGGCGTCCGTCCGGCAGTAGAGTTTGGCGCCAGTTGCATGCAGCGGCCGGTCTTCGGCGACATGGAGTTCCGCAGCAAAGGTATCAGCGAAGACTGCCTGTACTTGAACGTCTGGACACCCGCTAAATCGGAGGCGGAGAAACTGCCGGTGCTGGTCTACTTCTTCGGCGGCGGCCTGATGGCGGGCGACGGGTCGGAGTACCGCTACGACGGCGAGAGCATGGCAACGAAAGGGATCGTCTCGGTCACCATCAACTATCGCCTCACCGTTCTGGGATTCCTGGCGCATCCGGAACTGAGTGCGGAAGCGCCTTACCACTCGTCGGGCAACTACGGGTTCCTCGATCAGAACGCGGCACTGAAGTGGGTGCAGGCGAACATCGCCGCATTCGGTGGAGATCCCAAGCGGGTGACGATAGCGGGCCAGTCGGCCGGATCGCGTTCCGTAACCGTGCAGTTGCTCTCGCCGCTCTCGAAGGGGCTGTTCGCCGGCGCCATTATGGAGAGTGGCAGCATGGTCGGTGCCACCAAGCCTCCGTCGCTGGCCGAGGCTGAGAAGCGCGGGCTCGAGTTTATGGCCGCGGCCGGTGCTCATTCGTTGAAGGACCTTCGAGCGCTGCCCGCCGCTCAAGTGCTGGCCCTCACCGCGCAGCCGGCCTGGACGCGGTTCGATGCAATTGCCGACAACTACCAGGTGCCAGCGAAGGACTTGATCGACTGTGCGGATGGCGGCGAACTGGCGCGCGTGGCTCTGTTGCAAGGCTGGGTGACCGAAGACCGGAACGCCCAGTCGCTGCTGGGTGAGAATCCGCCGACGCCGGAGGGCTATGCCGCGGCTCTGCGCAAAGAGTTCGGCGCCGATGCGGATCGCGTGCTGGCGCTCTATCCGGCCGGACGGACCAAGGATGAGGTACTGGATGCGGCGCAGACGCTGGCGACGGACCGGGGTATGGGTTACAACATGTGGCGGCTGGCGGAAGGACACCGCCAGTCGAGTGGCAAGCCGGTGTATCGGTATCTCTACGGGCGCCCGCGTCCGAAGTTCCTGGGCCGGGCCGACCAGACGCCGGGTACGGCCGGCGGGATCATTACGAACGCCGCAGCGGCGTCCGCTCCGCCGAAGTGGCGCGGAGCCGTCCATTCCGCTGAGATCGAATACGCGTTAGGCAATCTGGCTACAAACAAGCACTACGCGTGGGAACCGGCCGACTACAAACTCTCGGAGCTGATGGAGTCCTATTTCGCCAATTTCGTCAAGACCGGCGATCCGAATGGCCCTGGCCTCCCGAAGTGGCCTGCGTACGCGCCAGACGCGGGTTTCCAGATCATGAACCTAAAGTCCGAATCGCGCGCTGTACCCGAGGTGCGACCACGGTACCAGTTGCTGGACACGCTCCTGCACAGGAAGTAG